The DNA segment GCCCGCCGATGAGGGCCTCCACCCGGGAAATGCGCCACAGCCGCAGCAGCACCGCCGGCTTGATGAGGCTGGTGACCGCTGCCACCACCACTGCGGCGAGCACCGACTGCGGCACGTGGTAGAGCGCCGGCGTGAGCCACAGCAGCACCGCCAGGACCAGGGCCAGGGCGAACAGCGTGGCCCAGCCGCTCTTCGCACCGGCGTACAGGTTGATCGCGGAGCGCGAGAACGACGCACTTGTCGCGAAACTGCCACAGAAACCCGACCCCATCTTCGCCAGGCCGTGCGCGATCAGGTCCTGGTTCTCGTTCCAGCGCGTGCCGCCCTGCTGGTGCTCGACCTTGGCCGAAGAGGCGGTCTCCAGGAAGCTGACGAGGGTGACCACCAGCACGGGCATCAGCAACTGGCCGAACTGGTCCCAGTCCAGCCAGCCGGGCCAGTAGAAATGCGGCAGGCCGGAAGGCAGGTGGCCTACCACCGCACCATCCTGGTCCGCATAGCCCAGGGCCCGGCTGGCCAGGGCCGCCACGCCGACGATGACGATGGCCGAGGGAAAGGTGGGCCGCCAGCGGCGCGCCAGGGTCAGCAGGACCAGGCTGCCGAGCCCGAAGGCCGCCGCCGTGCCATCGAAGTGGTGGATGGACGGGGCGGTGGCCAGCGCATGCCAGGTGGTGCGCAGCCCCAGCAGCGCCGGCAGTTGGGACGCGAGAATGAGCAGCGCGGCGGCCTGGGTGAACCCGTTGAGCACGGGCGACGTGACGAGGTTGAGCAGCCAGCCGAAGCGCACGGCGCCCAGCAACAGCTGAACCAGCCCCGACAGGATGGCCATCCAGGCCGCCAGCGCCACCCATTCGGCGCTGCCCGGCTCCGCCATGCCGGTGAGGGACGCCCCGATCAGCAGGGCGGTGAGCGCCGTGGGCCCGACTCCGAGGCGGGTGGACGAACTCCACAGCACCGCGATCAGCGCAGGCACGAGGGACGCATAGATGCCCGTCACCAGCGGCATGCCGGCCAGGGCCGCGTAGGCCACGCCCTGGGGCACCAGCATCAGCCCCACCGTCATGCCGGCCCAGAACTCTCCGCGCAGCAGCTGGGCGTCCGGCCGCGGCCACCCGAGAAAAGGGAACCAGCGCAGGAGCATGTGCCGGCGGCCGGCGGCGCCGGCGGCCGGCGGCGGCGTGGGAGAAGGTGCGGGGGAGGGCGCGGGGGACATGGTGAGGATTCTCACCCCAAGCGTCCTACGCCAGCTTCGGCTTTGTCCGACCGCGGCGCGCTACGGTCGAGCCTAGAGTTTCGCCATATTCCCGACGCTCCAAGGAGATCGCCATGACGCACGCCCCCACCCCGTCCTCCAGCCCCGCCCGCAGCCCGCGTGTCATCGCCATCCTGTCCGCCACCGCCCTCGCTTTCGGGCTGGCGGCCTGCGACCGCAACGACGGGCAGACCGTCGGCCAGAAGATCGACGCCACCATCGAGCGCACCGGCGAAGCCGCCTCGGATGCGCAGCGCCGCATGGAGGCCGCCGCCACCGAGGCCAGCCAGGCGTCCCGCCAGGCGGCAGCGCGCGCGGCGGAGGTCATGGACGATGCCGGCATCAGCGCCAAGGTCAAGGCCGGTCTGGCCGAAGATCCGGAGCTGAGCGCCATCCGCATCGACGTGGATACCCGCAACGGCATCGTCACCCTGAACGGCCCGGTCAGGAACGACGTGGCGCGCGAGCGCGCGACCCGCATCGCCCAGGGCGTGAAGGGCGTGAACTCCGTGGTGAACCAGCTGACGGTCACCCAGGGCACCACGGGCTGATCCCGGGCTGACCGCGCAGGGAGGCGGGCGGCGATACCATCGCCGCATGACTTCCTCCGCATCCGACGCCACGCCGGGCTCCGGGCCCGACACCCGCCTGATCCACCACGCGTACACGCCGCCGGCCGGCTTCAGCGCGCCGCAGCCGGCCGTGCACAAGGCCTCCACCGTCATCTTCCCGGACGTCGCGGCGATGCGCTCGCGCGAATGGAAGGACAAGACCGGCTACACCTATGGCCTGCACGGCACGCCCACCACCTACATGCTCGAGGAACGCCTCTGCGAGCTGGAGGGCGGCCTGCAGTGCGTGCTGATGCCCAGCGGCCTCGCGGCCATCGCCAACGTGGCGCTGGCGCTGCTGCGCAGCGGCGACGAGGTGCTGATCCCGGACAACGCCTACGGGCCCAACAAGGCGCTGGCCGAGGTGGAGCTGGCGCATTACGGCATCCGCCATGCGTACTACGATCCGCTGGATCCCGCCGACCTGGCGGCACGCATCACGGCCAGCACCCGGCTGGTGTGGCTGGAAGCGCCTGGCTCCGTCACGCTGGAGTTCCCGGATCTGGCCGAACAGGTGCGCATCTGCCGCGACCGCGGCGTGACCACCGCGCTCGACAATACCTGGGGTGCGGGCATCGCCTTCCAGCCCTTCGACCTGCTGGGTGACGGGCAACTGGGCGTGGACATTTCGGTCCATGCCCTGACCAAGTACCCCAGCGGCGGCGGGGACGTGCTCATGGGCAGCGCGATCACCCGCGACCCGGCCCTGCACCTGCGCATCAAGCTCACCCACATGCGGCTGGGCCTGGGCGTGGGTGCCAACGATGCCGAGGCGGTGCTGCGTTCGCTGCCCAGCGTTGGATTGCGGTACCGCGCGCATGACGCGGCGGCGCGCGAGCTGGCCGCCTGGATGGCCGGGCAGTCCGC comes from the Paracidovorax avenae ATCC 19860 genome and includes:
- a CDS encoding BON domain-containing protein: MTHAPTPSSSPARSPRVIAILSATALAFGLAACDRNDGQTVGQKIDATIERTGEAASDAQRRMEAAATEASQASRQAAARAAEVMDDAGISAKVKAGLAEDPELSAIRIDVDTRNGIVTLNGPVRNDVARERATRIAQGVKGVNSVVNQLTVTQGTTG
- a CDS encoding PLP-dependent transferase; its protein translation is MTSSASDATPGSGPDTRLIHHAYTPPAGFSAPQPAVHKASTVIFPDVAAMRSREWKDKTGYTYGLHGTPTTYMLEERLCELEGGLQCVLMPSGLAAIANVALALLRSGDEVLIPDNAYGPNKALAEVELAHYGIRHAYYDPLDPADLAARITASTRLVWLEAPGSVTLEFPDLAEQVRICRDRGVTTALDNTWGAGIAFQPFDLLGDGQLGVDISVHALTKYPSGGGDVLMGSAITRDPALHLRIKLTHMRLGLGVGANDAEAVLRSLPSVGLRYRAHDAAARELAAWMAGQSAVAQVLHPALPGAPGHAHWAALCARGTGQGAAAGLFSVVIDERHGQDRVDAFCDGLRLFKLGYSWGGPMSLVVPYDLPTMRARPTQHLRPGTVVRFSVGLENVEDLRNDIAQSLAAAFPA
- a CDS encoding SulP family inorganic anion transporter yields the protein MSPAPSPAPSPTPPPAAGAAGRRHMLLRWFPFLGWPRPDAQLLRGEFWAGMTVGLMLVPQGVAYAALAGMPLVTGIYASLVPALIAVLWSSSTRLGVGPTALTALLIGASLTGMAEPGSAEWVALAAWMAILSGLVQLLLGAVRFGWLLNLVTSPVLNGFTQAAALLILASQLPALLGLRTTWHALATAPSIHHFDGTAAAFGLGSLVLLTLARRWRPTFPSAIVIVGVAALASRALGYADQDGAVVGHLPSGLPHFYWPGWLDWDQFGQLLMPVLVVTLVSFLETASSAKVEHQQGGTRWNENQDLIAHGLAKMGSGFCGSFATSASFSRSAINLYAGAKSGWATLFALALVLAVLLWLTPALYHVPQSVLAAVVVAAVTSLIKPAVLLRLWRISRVEALIGGLTFFLTLATAPRMYWGVLAGLVLNLSHFLYQRLHPRIIEVGLHPDGSLRDRHLWQLPPLAPGLLGVRMDAELDFASAAALEQRISEHLAAYSEVRHICLFALPINRIDVTGVECFGRLRALARAHGGALHVSGMKLPVEQVLRRAGLLEGPGLVLYRTDAEALLALQRLPL